In the genome of Vanacampus margaritifer isolate UIUO_Vmar chromosome 1, RoL_Vmar_1.0, whole genome shotgun sequence, one region contains:
- the LOC144058278 gene encoding galactose-specific lectin nattectin-like gives MSHFVPESIIFVVHNSCPKGWTQLDCHCYIYEHEERTFADAESVCNILGGNLVSIHSALENAFVHELIREHGNNDEVWIGLHDAIEDDDFIWTDGSDQDFTHFDATEPDETGPCVHIDESDGFWEDGSCADDLSYVCIRDVPLIHDHH, from the exons ATGTCTCATTTTGTTCCTGAATCAATCATTTTTGTAGTTCACAATAGCTGTCCTAAAGGCTGGACTCAGTTGGACTGCCACTGTTACATCTACGAACATGAGGAGAGAACCTTTGCGGATGCAGAG AGCGTCTGCAACATTCTTGGTGGGAATCTGGTGTCCATCCACAGCGCCctggaaaatgcttttgttcaTGAATTGATTCGGGAGCATGGTAACAACGACGAAGTCTGGATTGGACTTCATGATGCAATCGAG GATGACGACTTCATTTGGACCGATGGCTCAGATCAGGATTTCACTCACTTTGATGCAACAGAGCCCGACGAAACTGGGCCCTGCGTACACATTGATGAAAGCG ATGGATTTTGGGAGGATGGGTCCTGCGCAGACGACCTCTCATATGTTTGCATCAGAGATGTGCCCCTGATCCATGACCATCACTAA